Below is a genomic region from Flammeovirgaceae bacterium SG7u.111.
TGGAAAGAAGCATCTTGGAATGCTTGGTCTTGCCAATTAGTTCCAGCCCAGTTGGGATCGTTTGCCAATTCTTCTCTCCAGTCCAAATGACCTGAAAGGAAATCCATATTGCCTTCCATGTATTCCAACCATGAGTCTTCGTATTCATCAGGGTTGTTGATAGGGTCAATCCCATCTGCTAAATCGTTGTTGTAAGCCGCCTCCCTGTTAAGTTCAACATATTGGGAAGCATTAAGAAAATCCCTTTTGTTGGTAGGCTTGCTAATACCATATTGAGCATTGAAATTCATTTGGGTTTTGCCTGCGCTACCTTGCTTTGTGGTGATAAGCACCACGCCATTTGAGCCCCTCGAACCATAAATTGCCGCAGCAGAAGCATCTTTTAACACTTCGATAGACTCGATATCATTAAAATTAATATCTGCTAAAGGGTTTGTTTGTGAGCTTGTCAAAGATTGACTATTCGTAGTTACAGGTATGCCATCAATAACATAAAGAGGTTCGTTACTTGCTGAAATAGAAGAAGTACCCCTGATTCGAATATTGATTCCTCCTCCAACTTTACCTGTTTGAGAAGTGATTTGAACCCCGGCAGCCCTTCCTTGCAAGGCTTGCTCGAAAGTTGCTACAGGTACGTCTTCTAAAGATTTTCCTGAAACAGATTCAACTTTTCCAGTTAGGTTCTTTTTGATTTGGTCTCCATATCCTACCACCACTACCTCGGTCAACTCAGTAAAGTTTTCTTGTAAAACGATGTCGAGCGTAGTTTGGCTCCCTATTTCAACTTCTTGGGTCTGAAATCCAATATATTTGAAAATCAGAGTGCTGCCTTTTTCGGGAACGGAGAGGCTGAACTTTCCATCTACATCGGAAATAGTACCATTGGACGTCCCTTTTTCGATTATGTTCACGCCAGGCAGGGGGGAGCCTACTGGGTCTTTGATTGTCCCACTAACTACTTTTTGTGCCATTGCATTGTAACAAGTAAATAGCATTATAAATAGTGTGGTTGTGAAAATTTTGTTCATATACTTTGTAGTTTAAATAATTGATGATTTCGTAAAAATAACTTATAAAAAGATCTCATTTAGAGATCTATACTCTTTTTTTTATAAATAATGTAAAACAGTATTATTTGTAGAGTGATTTGAACAATAAGGGCTAGAAGTGTTTATGATTATATGTGAATAAACGGATGGATTGCATATCTGTCTGTAGTTGGACTCAAGGTTTTAGGTTGGTTTATACATCAATGAAGCATGGCTTATTTGCAGCGATGGATGCCAATATTAGTAGTGTAGCGATCATCACTTATTCAGGTTCGCTATTGCCTTTGCATGATATATTTTTGTTACCTGTTCTAAATGGAGGTACAAGAGAAACCCGAAATTTATTGTTTCGGGATTCCAAGATAAGTTTAGGATATTCAGACAGGGAATTGGGAAGTTGTAAAGGCAAATATCAGGTGGGAATTGTATAGTTAAAAAATGGCTTAATGGTGTTGAGTAACTTGGTTGAGCAGTATTTAAAGAAGTTGGAAGAAATTTCTGAGCCTAATAAGGCTTTGCAGGAAGAGGGGAAAAGAGTAGAGGGGAAATGATTCCCCTCTTTGTTTTTTTAGAGTAAAAAAGTTACGCCAACTGTGGCTCCGGCTAGTACTGTTCCACCACCAACTTCGGCATTTAACCCAATTTTTTCATTAAGGAAGTATCTTACACCAACATGTGCACCAATACTCATACCTCCAGAACCTGAGCCATTATAATCAAATGTTGGACTTGAAGCGTCATCCCATTTTGTATCCCAAGAATAAAAACCTAAACTTCCACCTGCATAAAAATCCCATTCTTCGGCAGCGCTGAACAGTTCATTAAAATGATAGCTACCTCTTCCGCTTACTCCAAATATCGTATGCCTCCATTTTCCACCTGAATATTTTTCGCTATAAGATTGGTAAGAAAGTGAGCCGCCAATGGTTACGTTCTCCACAATTGCCTGTTCATACCTTACATAAACAGGAATGCCCCAGCCTGTGGCGCCAACTCCTGCAGATAGCATCTTTGCTCCATCTGAAAATGGTTCAAATTGGGCAAAACTAGCATTGGCAAAAAAGAGAGTGAAAACTGATAGCAAAACAATTACTTTGTTTTTCATTTTGATTGTGTTTAATAGGTTCATTAAATAGTGATTAGAAATGGTAGTGATAAATAGTTTAAATTGATAAAAAATCTAAGAGCTGGTTTTATTTTCATTCAATAGTAAAAAAGAATTTATAGGGATTCTTTTTTAGGTGTTTCAATACTTGTACGGTTTTACTCAATTATGAAAAAAAAGTTGCATCGGGTGTCTTTTTTTGAATGCAAATATAAGATAATTTAGTAGCATGGTTCAATAGCTCCGCTTTAGATAATATTCATAGAAATACTTTCTTTACCTGTTATAAATGAAAGAAGCTGTAGCGTGTTTAATTACTACAGCTTCTTTAGTATTTAGCCTTGAATTTGGTTTTGTAGTCTACTTCCCTGCCATTTTTTCTGCTTTGTCCATATAATCTAAGGTAAGAAAAGAAAATGCTTTCACCCCAACGGAAAACCCGCTTTCGTCTAGGTAGAAATCTGGTGTATGGTGTGGAGCGGCATCTTTTGGGTTCATCCCAACAGGCATTCCTCCCAAAAAGAAAAACAAACCAGGGACTTCTTTTGCAAAAAAGGAGAAATCTTCCGCTCCGGTCACGGCTTTTCTTAAGAATACGTTTTCCTCCCCAGCAGCTTCCACAAGGCTAGGTGCCATAGTATTGGTAAGCTCAGGGTCGTTGAAGGTAACAGGGTAGCCTTCGTGGATGTGCACCTCGGCTGTTGCTCCGGCACTTTCAGCTATGTTGGTTGCTATGAGGTTAATCTTTTCCACTATTTTCAAGCGCATATTTTCGTCCAATGCCCTAAAAGTACCATCTAGCTTTACTTCTTCGGGAATGATATTGTTTCTAACGCCTCCGTCAATATGACCTATGGAAACTACGGCAGCTTCGTTCGTTAGTTCAGAGCTTCGGCTCACGATCGTTTGCAAGCCCATTATTATTTGAGAAGAAGTTACTATTGGGTCAATCCCACTCCAAGGATAGGCTCCATGTACTTGCTTGCCTTTCACTGTAATAGTGAAACGGTTGGCACTTGCCATGGTCCCGCCGGGTTTGTAGCCAATTTTCCCCGCTTCTGTTTGCGAGTTGATATGCAGTCCAAAAACGGCTTCAATGCCATAATCTTTGATCACCCCTTCTTTCACCATCAATTTTGCCCCGCCTTCTTCGCCCGACGGCGCGCCTTCTTCGGCAGGCTGGAAAATGAAGACAACCGTGCCTTTTAAGTCCTTTTTTACTTTGGAGAGAACTTCAGCAGTGCCCATCAGTATGGCTATGTGGGAGTCATGGCCGCAAGCGTGCATTACACCAACTTCTCTGCCCTCGTATTCGCCTTTCACTTTGGAGGCAAAAGGGATATCGACCCGCTCTACTACGGGAAGGGCATCCATATCTGCCCGAAGACCAACTACCGGACCAGGTTTTCCTCCTTTCAAAACTCCGACTACCCCTGTGTGGGCAATTCCCGTTTTTACCTCCAGGCCTAAGTCGGTAAGATGTTTGGCAACCTTTTCTGCAGTTTTGAATTCTCGGTTCGAGAGTTCGGGGTTTTCGTGGAAATCTCGTCTCCACTCTACCAATTTGCCTTGGATCTCGTTGCTCAGCTTGCTTACGGTAGGTTTCAGTTTAGCTTGGGCAAAGGCTGCACTGCCAAGCCCACTCAAGGCACAAATTAGAAAAGTGATTTTAAAGCGGAATGATTTTAACATAAGTTGTAGCGTTTTGTGGTTGAAAATCATGGTTTCAATGAAGATAGGGCTATTTTCTTTTTCATCAAAATTTTAAGAGTTCTCAACTTAGGTAGTGTTCCGAAAGTAAGGATGGGGTATTTGAAAAAAAGGCAATGTGATGGATCTTTGTAAGATGCGACCCAAACAAAATCGACTTTGCCCACATTGCCATAGCGAATATACGGTCAAGAACGGTAAAACCTACTATGGTAAACAGAATCATAAGTGCAAAACGTGCAACAGGCAGTTTGTAGAGAGACAAAAAGATCCTATAGAGGCGTATAAAGAGCAACTTTTGCCGTTGTTGCCGTTGTTGCTGTTGGAGCGGATATCGCTCCGTGGTATTGAAAGGTTGTTGGGGCATGGCATGTCTTGGATATATAAGCGGATGGCAGCACACTGGTCACTGCTTCCCAAGGAGCTGCCTATGGGAAGGCTCGGTGATGCGGAAGTAGGGCTTTACTGCGCCGAGGCTGACGAAACCTGGAGTTTTGTGGGCGCAAAAGACTGTAAGGAATGGGTCTGGATAGCCATTGAAAGGCGTACCAGACTGGTTGTCGGCTTCCACGTCGGAGGACGGGACGAAGAGGGGGCGTTGGGGCTAAAACTGAGTATCAATCCCGAATTGTTGGACAAGGCCTTGGTTTTCGCCGATGATTTCCCTGCTTACCAATCGGTATTTGCAAAAGGGCAGTTGGGCCAAGAAGGCAAAAAACAGACGACTATGATAGAACGGTTTAACAATACCATCAGGCAACGGTGCAGCAGGTTGGCCAAAGCACTTTCTTTCTCGAAGAAATGGGAAAACCATTACCTGGCCATTAAGTATTTCATCGTCAACTATAACCTTGAGAAAATCGCAAAAAACCCATCCTTATAAACGGAACACTACCTATTAAGTAAGTGGACAAAAGAAACCGTATAATAAAAAAGCCTTAAATTAGCTTGATGGAAAAACGCTATATCACACTAAGTGCGTCAGAAGAGATGGAACTAAAAACCTTGAAAAAGCAGGGTGGTTCTGAACGCGAGCGCGACCGTGCCCATGCGCTGCTCCTGAGCAACAAAGGACATACGATAGATATGCTCAGGGACATATTCGAGGTGCGCAGGGCCACCATCTCGGAGTGGTTTGACAGATGGGAATCCTCAAAGGCGGCAGGATTGATGGATGCCCCCAAGAGTGGGCGGCCGAGTATCTATACGGTGGAAGAGCAAAAAAAATAGCATCCCTTGCCCGGGAAGGGCCTGTCACCTGTCTCCGTTTTTTTGCCCAAGAGGTCTCCACCAAGTTCGGCAAGGACGCCTGTGGGAAGACCGTCAAGCGGAGATCGACCTGTGTTATTTTGACGAGACGGGGATAAGCCTGTGCCCGAACGTTCCGTATGCGTGGCAGCCCGTTGGCACGGCAAACAAGCTGCCCGCCCGGCGGGGCAACGGGGTCTCCGTCTTGGGCATACTCGACCCGTTGGCCAACACCTTCACGGGGAGCTATTACCATGGCGCGGCAAACTCGGCATGTGTCATACAGGTACTGGACAGTTTCTCCGAGACGATCACGAAGAAGACCGTACTGGTCTTGGACAACGCAGCGATACATAGATCCAAAGAGGTAGGGGAAGCTATGGGAAAATGGAAGAAAAAAGGCCTGTACCTACAGTTTATCCCTGCATACTGTCCCGAACTCAACCTGATAGAGATCTTGTGGAAGATGCTCAAGCATTATTGGATCAGGCCAAGGCACTATGCATCCATGCAATCTCTCATAGAGGCCACCTTGTACATCCTACAAAATTATGGAAAACAATATTCGATTTCTTTTGGGTAGGTACTTAAGCCACCTTATTAAATTGTTTAATATCAACTTAGAAATCCACGCTCTATGAGCGTGGTTAATAACCGCTCTGCGTGGCTAAGCCAGAAAACGGCCCAATGATTATATTCAAGAGTTGTCGCCACAACCGAAGAATATATTATGAGCCGTTTTCACAAATTGTCACATTCGATCTGGTATTGCAAGTACCATATAGTTTGGACACCTAAATATAGGTATAGAATCCTCGAAGGAGCAATAAAAAGGGCAGCGATAGAGCATATAATGCAGTACGCCTCCCAAAAGAAATGTATTATCGATACGCTGAACGTCCAAAAGGGCCATGTTCACTTGATTATCGATATCCCTCCCAAATATTCGGTTTCCGATGTGGTGGGGATCTTGAAGGGCCGGACAGCCATACGGTTGTTTTCAAAGTTCAAGAAGCTGAAGCAACGCCCCTATTGGGGCAACCGTTTTTGGGCAACAGGCTATTGTGTTGATACGGTAGGGCTTGACCCAGAAAAGATAAGGCTTTACGTGGAGTATCAAGAAGAACAGGAAAAAAAGAACGAGAGCTAAGAATAACAAAGTAATAAAATAGATTTATAACCGGGGACAATGAATTCCTTTGCCTCCTTTGGGGGCAAGGGCAGTTTACCCCCAGGGGTTATCACAATTCCCCGCCCTTTGGGTGGGGATCTTTTAATTCTCAATTGTAATTCTTTTTCAGCAGGAGTCAGGTAGCCTAAGCTGGAATGAAGCCTTTCATTGTTGTACCAGTTGATATATTCATCAATGACGCCAAAGGCGTGTCCACAATCTATAAATCGATACCTATTGACACATTCATATTTTAGTGTCTTAAAGAAAGACTCTGCGACAGCGTTGTCCCAACAATTACCTTTTCGGCTCATGCTTTGGTTCATATTCCCTTTAAAAGAGGATGAAAACAGCTTTGAGGCATATTGGATCCCCCTGTCGGAATGGAAGATATGGCCTTCTGTTATCCCCTTTTTTTTCCTGGCTTTTACCCAAGCTTTATAAACAGTGTTCTCGGTTGTCATGTCGTCACTGAGCACCCAGGCAATGATTTTCCTGTCCGCCAAATCCATTACCGTTGTCACATAATGCCACTTGTTGCCGACCATGATGTAGGTAATATCAGAGACCCACTTTTGGCCGAGCACTTGGCTTTCAAAGTCCCTGTTTAGCCTGTTCTCGGCAACAGGGAACTTATGGTTTGAATCTGTAGTGGCCACTTTATACTTTCTGCACATCACAGCTTTCAGCCCCAGTTGCCTCATCAGCAATGCTATATAAGACCTGCAATAAACCAGTTTCTCTCGTTCCAGGGCTTTGCAGACCCTTGTGGCGCCATAAGTCCCTTTGCTCTTGTCAAAGATGATCTTGATACGCATCTTAAGATAATCGGTCGAGGGGCTCGGGCTCTTTGTGGCTTTTGGTCTCAGCCAATTATAATAGCCATTGGTGCTCACCCGCATCAGCTTGCACATCTTATCAACAGGATATTCCCCCTTGTGTTCAAGTATAAAACCATACCTTACCTGTCGCTCTTGGAGAAGATGCTTATGCCCGGCAGGCGTCCCTGTTTTTTTAAGATATCACGTTCCATTTCAGCGTCTTTGAGCCGCTTTTTGAGTGACTTCAATTCCTTTTCCAAAGCTAGTGTGGCCTCGTCTTTAAAAACACCCGTTTCTGATTTAAACTCCCTCACCTTCTTATAGTACTGTTTTAACCCCTGTAAAACAAGAGTAACCTTTTAGAATCGGGTTAAAAATTCAAGCGGTTTTTTTTCTGGGCAATATCAAGTGTTCACAGGCTTCCCATTTCTCGATAGGTGTCACCTTTCCCAACAGCCCATGCAGCCTGTCGTGGTTGTAGAAATGCACATACCTCTTCAAGACCTGCTCTATTTCCCCAAAGGCCGTATACTCTACCCTATCAAAAACATCTTGTCTCAATATGCCATGATAGGCTTCTATATGGGCATTTTCTTCTGGGGTGGCCACATGGGTGAACTCCTGTCCCACGCCTACCAAGCCCAAGTATTCCCGCACCCGTGTAGCTATAAACTGGCTTCCGTTATCGCTCCTGATGACCACGTTGCCAGGACATTCATATTCCTCCAACACCGCCGACAAGAAGCCGATGACCTGCTCTTGCTTGATACTGAAGGAGAACATGCCCCCCAATATCCTGCGGGTATGTACATCTATGAGCGACAACAGATAGGCGTTTTTCCCCATGGCAGGTATCCATACCATCTTGATATCCATTTCCAGGCATTCCATGGGCCTAGAGGTCTTTACCTTCCTGAACTCCACAAACTTGCGGCCGGCGCCGCCCCTGTCTATCCTGTCCGCGGTTTTTAAGAGCCCTGCCTGTTTCATGATCCTGTATACTTTCTTATGGTTGATGCGATAGCCCCCTTTTTGTAGGTAAGAGGCCATCAGGCGATAGCCACAGTCTATAAATTCATGTCCCAAAATGGCTTTGATAGACCCCAAGACCTCCTGTTCCCCTACATATCCCTTTGTTTGGTGATAAGTCTCCACAGAGGGCCTGTTCCCTTTCCTGCCCCCGCTAGGCTTGTGGTAATATAACTGCTTTCTGCCAGGCCCGCCCATTTGACGAGC
It encodes:
- a CDS encoding amidohydrolase, with the protein product MLKSFRFKITFLICALSGLGSAAFAQAKLKPTVSKLSNEIQGKLVEWRRDFHENPELSNREFKTAEKVAKHLTDLGLEVKTGIAHTGVVGVLKGGKPGPVVGLRADMDALPVVERVDIPFASKVKGEYEGREVGVMHACGHDSHIAILMGTAEVLSKVKKDLKGTVVFIFQPAEEGAPSGEEGGAKLMVKEGVIKDYGIEAVFGLHINSQTEAGKIGYKPGGTMASANRFTITVKGKQVHGAYPWSGIDPIVTSSQIIMGLQTIVSRSSELTNEAAVVSIGHIDGGVRNNIIPEEVKLDGTFRALDENMRLKIVEKINLIATNIAESAGATAEVHIHEGYPVTFNDPELTNTMAPSLVEAAGEENVFLRKAVTGAEDFSFFAKEVPGLFFFLGGMPVGMNPKDAAPHHTPDFYLDESGFSVGVKAFSFLTLDYMDKAEKMAGK
- a CDS encoding helix-turn-helix domain-containing protein, which produces MEKRYITLSASEEMELKTLKKQGGSERERDRAHALLLSNKGHTIDMLRDIFEVRRATISEWFDRWESSKAAGLMDAPKSGRPSIYTVEEQKK
- a CDS encoding IS630 family transposase gives rise to the protein MPPRVGGRVSIRWKSKKNSIPCPGRACHLSPFFCPRGLHQVRQGRLWEDRQAEIDLCYFDETGISLCPNVPYAWQPVGTANKLPARRGNGVSVLGILDPLANTFTGSYYHGAANSACVIQVLDSFSETITKKTVLVLDNAAIHRSKEVGEAMGKWKKKGLYLQFIPAYCPELNLIEILWKMLKHYWIRPRHYASMQSLIEATLYILQNYGKQYSISFG
- a CDS encoding IS1 family transposase, yielding MDLCKMRPKQNRLCPHCHSEYTVKNGKTYYGKQNHKCKTCNRQFVERQKDPIEAYKEQLLPLLPLLLLERISLRGIERLLGHGMSWIYKRMAAHWSLLPKELPMGRLGDAEVGLYCAEADETWSFVGAKDCKEWVWIAIERRTRLVVGFHVGGRDEEGALGLKLSINPELLDKALVFADDFPAYQSVFAKGQLGQEGKKQTTMIERFNNTIRQRCSRLAKALSFSKKWENHYLAIKYFIVNYNLEKIAKNPSL
- a CDS encoding IS3 family transposase, producing the protein MGGPGRKQLYYHKPSGGRKGNRPSVETYHQTKGYVGEQEVLGSIKAILGHEFIDCGYRLMASYLQKGGYRINHKKVYRIMKQAGLLKTADRIDRGGAGRKFVEFRKVKTSRPMECLEMDIKMVWIPAMGKNAYLLSLIDVHTRRILGGMFSFSIKQEQVIGFLSAVLEEYECPGNVVIRSDNGSQFIATRVREYLGLVGVGQEFTHVATPEENAHIEAYHGILRQDVFDRVEYTAFGEIEQVLKRYVHFYNHDRLHGLLGKVTPIEKWEACEHLILPRKKTA
- the tnpA gene encoding IS200/IS605 family transposase, with protein sequence MSRFHKLSHSIWYCKYHIVWTPKYRYRILEGAIKRAAIEHIMQYASQKKCIIDTLNVQKGHVHLIIDIPPKYSVSDVVGILKGRTAIRLFSKFKKLKQRPYWGNRFWATGYCVDTVGLDPEKIRLYVEYQEEQEKKNES